The following are encoded in a window of Paenibacillaceae bacterium GAS479 genomic DNA:
- a CDS encoding PAS/PAC sensor signal transduction histidine kinase produces MKGRRWFSTIQVKLIAIYMLLVLISIQLIAVYFVSTVKSSLTDSFTNSLNDQARALAVLAADKLTEGTLASGGGAEGDAISISDYVNSLFSRTGAELQVLDTSGRVLATSDAYSALIGKKNTSLMVSQALQGIPDNEQDILDDDNVRKKIITQPIKSPDNRVIGAVYIVAQMTEINATVDRVNQIFVSGTLIALGLTGVLGIILAHTITSPIKGLTRQAEAVAEGRFDQHVPVLADDEIGRLSEAFNEMTQRLREALSVNEEENEKLQSVLSNMSDGVIAADEHGTVMVSNRRALELLGVEECEGSPLTDVLELPQERLEALRGSRDLAAVLVKESPDHEERWVLRVTLSPIHRRGHGITGTIALLQDITEQEKLDQSRREFVANVSHELRTPLTTIRSYAEALDDGALGEPELAGRFVGVIRNETERMIRLVTDLLHLSRLDSQQSTLRRRDTDVEEMLEEVADRFSVQMRKKAIRAVVGVDKRVGKAVLDRDQIDQVLDNLVSNAIKYTLEGGRIELSARLQDNDALAISVKDSGIGIPKRDLSRIFDRFYRVDKARSREMGGTGLGLSIAREMIKAHGGTITLESEPDVGTTVTFILPQPQEKGEQS; encoded by the coding sequence ATGAAGGGCAGGCGCTGGTTCAGCACGATCCAGGTCAAGCTGATTGCAATTTATATGCTGCTGGTTCTGATTTCCATTCAGCTGATTGCGGTCTATTTTGTCAGTACGGTCAAAAGCTCGCTCACCGACTCGTTCACGAACAGTCTCAACGATCAGGCGCGCGCTCTGGCTGTGCTCGCGGCGGACAAGTTGACCGAAGGCACGCTCGCCTCCGGTGGCGGTGCCGAAGGCGACGCTATCTCGATCTCCGATTACGTCAACAGCCTGTTCAGCCGGACTGGTGCTGAGCTGCAAGTGCTGGATACGAGTGGACGCGTACTGGCAACATCGGATGCCTATAGCGCTTTAATCGGGAAGAAAAATACCTCGCTGATGGTTAGCCAGGCGCTGCAGGGCATCCCGGACAACGAGCAGGATATTCTCGACGACGACAATGTGCGCAAAAAGATCATTACCCAGCCGATCAAATCACCGGATAACCGGGTTATTGGAGCGGTTTATATCGTTGCGCAAATGACTGAGATCAACGCGACGGTCGACCGAGTCAATCAGATTTTTGTCTCCGGTACGCTGATTGCGCTCGGTCTGACCGGTGTGCTCGGTATTATTCTGGCACATACGATTACGAGTCCCATCAAAGGGCTCACCCGTCAGGCGGAAGCAGTCGCCGAGGGCCGCTTTGATCAGCATGTACCCGTGCTCGCCGATGATGAGATAGGCCGACTCAGCGAGGCGTTCAATGAGATGACCCAGCGGCTCCGCGAGGCGTTGTCGGTCAATGAGGAAGAGAACGAGAAACTGCAGTCGGTACTCTCCAACATGAGCGACGGGGTTATAGCTGCTGATGAGCATGGTACCGTTATGGTATCCAATCGACGTGCGCTGGAATTGCTAGGCGTGGAAGAGTGCGAAGGCAGTCCGCTGACGGATGTTTTGGAGCTGCCGCAGGAACGGCTCGAAGCGTTGAGGGGCTCACGTGACTTGGCTGCGGTGCTCGTGAAGGAATCGCCGGATCACGAGGAACGCTGGGTGCTGCGCGTCACGCTCAGCCCGATTCACCGTCGTGGACATGGCATTACGGGTACGATCGCGCTGCTTCAGGACATCACGGAGCAGGAGAAGCTGGATCAGTCGCGGCGAGAGTTCGTCGCGAACGTATCCCATGAGCTGCGCACGCCGCTGACGACGATCCGCAGCTATGCAGAGGCGCTGGATGACGGCGCGCTTGGCGAGCCGGAGCTTGCCGGCCGATTCGTCGGCGTTATCCGCAATGAGACGGAGCGCATGATCCGGCTCGTCACCGATCTGCTCCATCTGTCGCGGCTCGATTCGCAGCAATCAACGCTGCGTCGTCGCGATACGGATGTTGAGGAGATGCTTGAGGAGGTTGCGGATCGCTTCTCTGTGCAGATGCGCAAGAAGGCGATCCGCGCCGTCGTGGGGGTCGACAAACGTGTTGGCAAAGCGGTACTGGACCGCGACCAGATCGATCAGGTGCTCGACAATTTGGTGTCCAATGCCATCAAGTACACGCTTGAAGGAGGCCGAATCGAGCTGTCCGCCAGATTGCAGGACAACGACGCGCTGGCGATCAGCGTCAAAGATTCCGGCATCGGTATTCCGAAACGGGATCTGAGCCGAATTTTTGATCGGTTCTATCGAGTGGACAAGGCCCGTTCGCGGGAAATGGGCGGCACGGGGCTTGGCCTCTCGATTGCCCGGGAAATGATCAAGGCGCATGGCGGCACGATCACGCTGGAGTCTGAGCCAGATGTCGGTACGACGGTGACCTTCATTTTGCCTCAACCGCAGGAGAAGGGAGAGCAGTCATGA
- a CDS encoding Murein DD-endopeptidase MepM and murein hydrolase activator NlpD, contain LysM domain, which produces MNAFKPKQHPSTASYSQAAEPSSRKRWIRTLWIAAVIAAILLGAGYVGANQYIKSNTNDYYKVLLNGQAVGTVPDPSLVEELVKNKTAEMESTYPNLSMTLLTGDITYEKVTEYKGEAQPEAALAKLESSFQMKASGTEVKIAGKVIGVVKNEETAQAVLKQLQNKYAPPSRLKSALPKVQLLSTASKNAAPVNRISGVKFAEEISINETQIDPSQVLGQNQLLRLVSGGTEKDTKYTVQPGDCVGCIASKFDISREIIYKNNPSIENDLIKAGDVLDLTVNKPVVNVITTESQTEMITSEPQVVIQKKATLNAGQFKVIQEGKPGSKRLTYSVVKQNGYMMSEDLVSIEVITKSVPKIIVRGTKVVKSEGSSASIGSREGSGTFAMPVSGYRITSTYGSRWGRLHKGLDLVGSSAIKAADDGVVEFAGKKNGYGNAIIVDHNNGYKTLYAHLDSLSVKTGQTVDRGQKMGVMGNTGNSTGIHLHFEIYKNGKLQNPLKYL; this is translated from the coding sequence ATGAATGCTTTCAAGCCCAAACAGCACCCCTCAACAGCATCTTACTCTCAGGCTGCAGAGCCTTCATCGCGCAAGCGCTGGATCAGGACGCTCTGGATTGCCGCAGTCATCGCAGCTATTCTGTTGGGTGCCGGATATGTTGGAGCCAATCAATATATCAAGAGCAACACAAATGATTACTATAAGGTGCTACTGAACGGACAAGCCGTCGGCACCGTTCCAGATCCCTCTTTAGTGGAGGAGCTCGTCAAGAACAAAACCGCCGAGATGGAGTCGACCTACCCCAATCTCAGCATGACCCTACTTACGGGCGACATTACGTATGAAAAGGTCACCGAGTACAAGGGTGAAGCACAGCCTGAGGCAGCTTTGGCAAAGCTGGAGTCATCCTTCCAGATGAAGGCGTCAGGTACAGAGGTCAAAATCGCGGGCAAGGTAATCGGCGTTGTCAAAAATGAGGAAACGGCTCAGGCGGTTCTGAAGCAGCTTCAGAACAAATATGCCCCGCCTTCCCGCTTGAAGAGCGCTTTGCCCAAAGTCCAATTGCTGTCCACGGCCTCCAAGAATGCGGCTCCGGTTAACCGGATAAGTGGAGTTAAATTTGCAGAGGAAATTAGCATCAATGAGACCCAGATCGATCCTTCGCAGGTACTCGGACAGAACCAACTGCTGCGGCTAGTGAGCGGCGGTACGGAGAAGGATACGAAATACACCGTCCAGCCGGGAGACTGTGTCGGCTGTATTGCGAGTAAGTTCGACATTTCGCGGGAAATTATTTATAAAAATAATCCCTCTATCGAAAATGATCTGATCAAGGCCGGGGATGTACTGGACCTGACAGTGAATAAACCGGTCGTCAATGTTATTACGACGGAAAGCCAAACGGAAATGATCACGAGCGAGCCGCAGGTTGTCATTCAGAAGAAGGCAACGCTGAATGCCGGGCAGTTCAAGGTCATCCAGGAGGGCAAGCCGGGCTCAAAGCGACTTACCTATTCGGTCGTCAAGCAGAATGGCTATATGATGAGCGAAGATCTCGTCAGCATCGAAGTCATTACGAAGTCGGTACCTAAGATCATCGTGCGCGGCACAAAAGTGGTCAAGAGTGAGGGCAGCTCCGCTTCAATTGGTTCTCGCGAGGGCAGCGGTACATTCGCCATGCCGGTGTCTGGATACCGCATTACGAGCACATATGGAAGCCGTTGGGGCCGTCTTCACAAAGGTCTTGATCTTGTCGGAAGCAGCGCAATCAAAGCAGCGGACGACGGTGTAGTCGAGTTCGCCGGCAAGAAAAACGGATATGGAAATGCCATTATCGTCGACCATAACAACGGCTACAAAACGCTTTATGCCCATCTTGACAGCCTCTCCGTCAAAACCGGCCAAACGGTCGATCGTGGACAGAAAATGGGAGTTATGGGCAACACGGGTAATTCAACTGGAATCCACCTGCATTTTGAAATCTATAAAAATGGTAAGCTGCAAAACCCGCTTAAGTACTTGTAA
- a CDS encoding Two-component signal transduction system YycFG, regulatory protein YycI, whose product MDWGRAKSVLILAFLLLNLLLGYQLWSDVRERVQPSSNPAELSPDTLEAMKAKGIELAGSIPKETSELHDLTYRYLGREASGVASEGATDSKQNAGVAGLPDSDPFADVIPLQTPVDSRVVFQREELLKALGGVIPELDQYEMDTPGFDDLKFVLYRMVDGRPMFNVRIELFYRDQRIIGYRQEQIKLLPGDQQQRPQPILPASRAIRPEIIEKYVPEGASIKEIRLGYKEVQLFDSDTQVSTPSWRILLEDGGVIYLQAYSGEVLTDKPQPPAASPGTSR is encoded by the coding sequence ATGGATTGGGGAAGGGCAAAAAGTGTCTTAATCCTGGCATTTCTGCTGCTTAATCTGCTGCTTGGCTATCAGCTTTGGAGTGATGTGCGTGAGCGTGTACAGCCAAGCAGCAATCCGGCTGAGCTGTCGCCGGACACGCTCGAAGCTATGAAGGCCAAGGGGATCGAGCTCGCTGGAAGCATCCCGAAGGAAACGTCAGAGCTGCATGACTTGACCTACCGCTATTTGGGTCGCGAAGCGTCTGGAGTAGCGTCGGAAGGTGCTACAGATTCGAAACAGAATGCTGGAGTGGCTGGACTGCCGGACAGCGATCCCTTTGCGGACGTCATTCCTTTGCAAACGCCGGTTGATAGCCGCGTCGTATTTCAGCGGGAGGAGCTGCTCAAAGCGCTCGGAGGCGTCATTCCAGAGTTGGACCAGTATGAGATGGATACTCCCGGCTTCGACGATCTGAAGTTCGTGTTGTACCGGATGGTGGACGGTCGACCGATGTTCAATGTGCGGATTGAGCTGTTTTACCGGGACCAGCGGATAATTGGCTATCGTCAGGAACAGATCAAGCTGCTGCCAGGGGATCAACAGCAGCGTCCACAGCCGATATTACCGGCCTCGCGAGCGATTAGACCCGAAATTATTGAGAAATACGTGCCAGAAGGCGCTTCGATCAAGGAGATCAGGCTTGGTTACAAGGAAGTACAATTATTCGATTCCGATACTCAGGTTTCGACGCCATCGTGGCGGATTTTGCTAGAAGACGGCGGCGTAATTTATCTTCAAGCTTACAGCGGCGAAGTGCTTACTGATAAGCCGCAGCCTCCGGCTGCTTCTCCGGGTACAAGCCGATGA
- a CDS encoding Phosphoribosyl 1,2-cyclic phosphodiesterase: MEGKAATMEFRFTVLASGSTGNATLVQSGDKMVLVDAGHSLKKLEELMSQQGVSGHDIDAVLITHEHSDHIKGLNALARKYELPVYANEATWGALERHTSHVPAERRVIMRTGDEADFGSMRVRSYPISHDAAEPVGYTFTDDGYKLSLATDLGYVSDMVRRSIIDSDVLVLESNHDPEMLRMGRYPWNIKRRILSDIGHLSNEAAGEALCELMTERTRRVYLAHLSLNHNMMELARITVNSVMEDRGHFFRKDEHPLRDTYPHQPTPWDQIKRKSL, from the coding sequence ATGGAAGGGAAGGCAGCAACTATGGAATTCAGATTCACCGTGTTGGCCAGCGGTTCGACCGGCAACGCCACCCTCGTACAGAGCGGGGACAAAATGGTGCTGGTAGACGCCGGCCACAGCCTCAAGAAGCTAGAGGAGCTGATGAGCCAGCAAGGCGTCAGCGGCCACGACATCGACGCGGTGCTCATTACGCATGAGCATTCTGACCATATCAAGGGACTCAACGCGCTCGCACGCAAATATGAGCTGCCCGTGTACGCCAATGAGGCGACTTGGGGAGCTCTGGAGCGGCATACTTCGCATGTGCCTGCTGAGCGCAGGGTAATTATGCGGACGGGTGATGAGGCGGATTTTGGGAGCATGAGAGTGCGCTCATACCCGATCTCCCATGACGCCGCCGAGCCAGTCGGATATACGTTCACGGATGATGGCTACAAGCTGAGTCTTGCTACGGATCTTGGCTATGTCAGTGATATGGTGCGGCGCAGCATCATCGACTCTGATGTGCTCGTGCTGGAATCCAATCATGATCCCGAGATGCTGCGCATGGGGCGGTATCCGTGGAACATTAAGCGGCGTATCTTGAGCGACATCGGGCATCTGTCCAATGAGGCGGCTGGAGAGGCGCTGTGCGAGCTGATGACGGAGCGGACGAGGCGGGTGTATCTCGCGCATCTAAGCCTCAACCATAACATGATGGAGCTAGCTCGCATCACGGTGAACAGCGTCATGGAGGACCGGGGCCATTTCTTCCGCAAGGATGAACATCCGCTGAGGGATACATACCCGCATCAGCCTACCCCATGGGATCAAATAAAGCGGAAATCGCTTTAA
- a CDS encoding LSU ribosomal protein L9P, protein MKVIFLQDVKGQGKRGEIKEVSEGYVRNFLLPKGLVKAAEAGNIKTLEMQKASEDKRKAQEKADAQALAAKLEELTIVVRTKAGEGGRLFGAITTKQIAEALEKQEGIKLDKRKIEMQEPIRALGFTNLEVKLHPQVKGKLKVQAAEE, encoded by the coding sequence ATGAAAGTCATTTTTCTGCAAGATGTAAAGGGTCAAGGCAAGCGTGGAGAGATCAAGGAAGTGTCGGAGGGCTATGTGCGTAACTTCCTGTTGCCGAAGGGTCTGGTAAAGGCTGCTGAGGCAGGCAATATTAAGACGCTTGAGATGCAGAAAGCATCCGAGGACAAACGCAAAGCTCAAGAGAAGGCTGATGCCCAAGCATTGGCTGCTAAGCTGGAAGAGCTTACGATTGTGGTTCGTACCAAGGCTGGTGAGGGTGGCCGTCTGTTCGGAGCTATTACGACGAAGCAGATTGCTGAGGCACTGGAGAAACAAGAGGGCATCAAGCTCGACAAGCGCAAGATTGAGATGCAGGAGCCGATTCGCGCGCTCGGCTTCACGAATCTGGAAGTAAAGCTGCATCCGCAGGTTAAGGGCAAGCTGAAGGTGCAGGCGGCAGAAGAATGA
- a CDS encoding Adenylosuccinate synthetase, with protein sequence MSTVVVVGTQWGDEGKGKITDYLADGAEVVARYQGGNNAGHTILIDNKKYKLTMIPSGIFNHNKTCVIGNGMVINPAALLDEIDYIHENGFSTENLKISDRAHVIMPYHLVLDGLEEERKGDNKIGTTRKGIGPCYMDKAARNGIRIADLMDAEEFEGKLRHLVTEKNQVIQQVYGGEPLNADDILGEYLAHAERIRPYVTDTSVVLNDAIDSGKRVLFEGAQGVMLDIDQGTYPYVTSSNPTAGGVCIGSGVGPSKIQQVIGVAKAYTTRVGDGPFPTELHNAIGDQIRETGHEYGTVTGRPRRVGWFDTVVVRHARRVSGITGLSLNSLDVMSGLETVKICTGYKLRGEVIEHYPASLKLLSECEAVYEELPGWSEDISSAKTLEDLPENTRRYVERVSELTGIPIAIFSVGRNREQTNPVLPIYE encoded by the coding sequence ATGTCTACGGTTGTTGTTGTCGGCACGCAGTGGGGAGACGAAGGAAAAGGCAAAATTACCGACTATCTGGCCGACGGTGCCGAAGTGGTAGCCCGTTATCAAGGCGGTAACAACGCCGGTCATACTATTCTCATCGACAACAAGAAATATAAGCTGACGATGATTCCATCCGGTATTTTTAATCATAATAAAACATGTGTCATCGGCAACGGAATGGTCATCAATCCGGCTGCCCTGCTTGATGAAATTGATTATATTCACGAGAACGGCTTCTCTACCGAGAACCTGAAAATCAGCGACCGCGCTCATGTCATTATGCCTTACCATCTCGTCCTAGACGGGCTGGAAGAGGAGCGCAAAGGCGACAATAAAATCGGTACGACCCGTAAGGGCATCGGTCCTTGTTATATGGACAAAGCTGCCCGGAACGGCATCCGTATTGCGGACCTGATGGACGCAGAGGAATTCGAAGGCAAGCTGCGCCACCTCGTGACTGAAAAGAACCAGGTGATCCAGCAAGTATACGGTGGCGAGCCGTTAAACGCTGACGACATCCTCGGTGAATATCTAGCTCACGCGGAGCGCATTCGTCCCTACGTGACGGATACATCTGTAGTCCTGAATGATGCGATCGACTCCGGTAAGCGAGTGCTGTTCGAGGGTGCTCAGGGCGTCATGCTTGATATCGACCAAGGCACGTACCCTTACGTGACATCTTCGAATCCGACTGCAGGCGGCGTATGCATCGGTTCCGGTGTTGGCCCGTCCAAGATTCAACAGGTCATCGGCGTTGCCAAAGCCTATACAACTCGTGTTGGCGACGGCCCGTTCCCGACTGAGCTGCATAATGCTATCGGCGATCAAATCCGTGAGACCGGCCATGAGTATGGTACAGTTACAGGGCGTCCGCGCCGCGTTGGCTGGTTCGATACGGTCGTTGTGCGCCATGCGCGTCGTGTCAGCGGCATTACCGGCCTGTCATTGAACTCACTTGATGTTATGAGTGGCCTTGAAACGGTGAAAATCTGCACCGGCTACAAGCTGCGCGGTGAGGTTATCGAGCACTATCCGGCTAGCTTGAAGCTGTTGTCGGAATGCGAAGCTGTTTACGAAGAGCTTCCAGGCTGGTCCGAGGATATTTCCAGCGCGAAGACGCTGGAAGACTTGCCAGAAAATACGCGCCGTTATGTGGAGCGTGTTTCCGAACTGACTGGCATTCCGATTGCGATCTTCTCCGTTGGTCGCAACCGCGAGCAGACAAACCCAGTTCTCCCGATTTACGAATAA
- a CDS encoding two-component system, OmpR family, response regulator VicR — MQGKILVVDDERPIADILKFNLEKEGYEVICAFDGGEAVRVAFEEQPDLILLDLMLPVKDGMDVCREVRTRLQTPIIMLTAKDTEIDKVLGLELGADDYVTKPFGTRELLARVKAHLRRTQKTREAMAAEAGAAQGGSNAEPEKQGLGLFNLFIDTDMYVVYKDDQPLDLTHREYELVYYLARHNGKVMTREHLLQAVWGFEYFGDVRTVDVTIRRLREKIEDDPSRPEYILTRRGLGYLMRNPKLGGIGG, encoded by the coding sequence ATGCAGGGAAAAATTCTCGTGGTCGACGATGAGCGGCCGATTGCAGATATCCTGAAATTCAACCTGGAGAAGGAAGGCTACGAGGTCATTTGTGCCTTCGACGGCGGGGAAGCGGTGCGCGTCGCTTTCGAGGAGCAGCCTGACCTGATTTTGCTGGATCTTATGTTACCGGTGAAGGACGGCATGGATGTATGCCGTGAGGTGCGGACCCGTTTGCAGACACCGATCATTATGCTGACAGCCAAAGACACGGAAATCGACAAGGTGCTTGGCCTAGAGCTGGGCGCGGATGACTATGTCACCAAGCCATTCGGTACGCGGGAGCTGCTTGCGCGCGTGAAGGCGCATTTGCGACGTACCCAAAAGACCCGCGAAGCGATGGCTGCGGAGGCTGGTGCGGCGCAGGGCGGATCGAATGCGGAGCCGGAAAAGCAGGGCTTGGGGTTATTTAATCTTTTTATCGATACGGATATGTATGTGGTGTATAAGGATGACCAACCGCTTGATTTGACGCATCGAGAGTATGAGCTGGTCTATTATTTGGCGCGCCACAACGGCAAAGTGATGACCCGCGAGCATTTGCTGCAGGCGGTATGGGGCTTTGAATACTTCGGCGATGTGCGCACGGTAGATGTGACGATCCGCAGGCTGCGGGAGAAGATTGAGGATGATCCAAGTCGTCCGGAGTACATCCTGACGCGGCGCGGCCTTGGTTATCTCATGCGCAATCCGAAGCTGGGAGGCATTGGTGGCTAA
- a CDS encoding primary replicative DNA helicase translates to MNQDGLMFDRVPPQNLEAEQAVLGAVLLQAETLITAMEKIRAEDFYLTSHQLIFEAMIELGENNQPIDLVTLTAYLSDRAQLEEVGGVSYLAKLATVVPTAANVEYYAQIVEEKSMLRRLIRTATTIVSDGYGSADDIGLMLSEAESRIMEIANRRSSSGFVSIRDVLMEVFERVEFLYTNKGGSTGIPSGFIDLDKMTSGFQKNDLIIVAARPSVGKTAFALNIAQNVGVRSRETVAIFSLEMSAAQLVQRMVCAESNVDAGRMRTGFLEGDDWEKLTMAIGALSEAEIYIDDTPGITVSDIRAKCRRLKKERNLGMILIDYLQLIQGRGKAGENRQQEVSEISRTLKQIARELEVPVIALSQLSRGVEQRQDKRPMMSDLRESGSIEQDADIVAFLYRDDYYDKETEKKNIIEIIIAKQRNGPVGTVELAFLKNFNKFVSLDRTHEPAS, encoded by the coding sequence ATGAACCAAGACGGCTTGATGTTTGACCGGGTCCCCCCTCAGAACCTGGAAGCCGAGCAGGCAGTGCTGGGTGCTGTACTGTTGCAGGCAGAAACGTTGATTACGGCGATGGAGAAAATCCGTGCCGAGGACTTCTATCTCACTTCTCATCAGCTTATCTTCGAAGCGATGATCGAGCTCGGAGAAAATAATCAGCCGATTGACCTTGTGACGCTGACGGCTTACCTCAGTGACCGCGCACAATTGGAGGAGGTAGGCGGGGTAAGTTATTTGGCGAAGCTTGCCACCGTCGTGCCGACTGCGGCTAACGTTGAGTATTACGCTCAGATCGTTGAAGAAAAGTCGATGCTGCGGCGTTTGATCCGCACGGCGACGACGATCGTCTCCGACGGTTACGGCTCAGCTGACGACATTGGTCTCATGCTCAGCGAAGCGGAATCGCGCATTATGGAGATCGCCAACCGGCGCTCCAGCAGCGGGTTTGTGTCCATTCGCGATGTGCTGATGGAAGTATTCGAGCGAGTTGAGTTTTTATATACGAACAAGGGCGGATCTACGGGTATTCCGTCGGGTTTTATCGATTTGGACAAAATGACGAGCGGTTTCCAGAAAAATGACCTCATCATCGTTGCTGCGCGTCCTTCGGTCGGTAAAACGGCGTTTGCGCTCAATATTGCGCAAAACGTCGGTGTTCGCTCGCGCGAGACAGTGGCGATCTTCTCGCTCGAGATGAGTGCCGCGCAGCTCGTGCAGCGTATGGTATGCGCAGAGTCCAATGTGGACGCCGGCCGTATGCGGACAGGCTTCCTGGAAGGCGACGACTGGGAGAAGCTGACGATGGCCATTGGAGCGTTGTCGGAGGCGGAGATCTATATCGACGACACACCTGGTATTACCGTCAGCGATATTCGCGCCAAATGCCGTCGGCTCAAGAAGGAACGTAATCTCGGCATGATTCTCATCGACTATTTGCAGCTCATTCAGGGCCGCGGCAAGGCAGGGGAGAATCGTCAGCAGGAGGTTTCCGAAATTTCACGGACGCTCAAACAGATCGCTCGTGAGCTGGAAGTTCCTGTTATCGCTCTTTCGCAGCTTAGCCGGGGTGTCGAGCAGCGTCAGGACAAACGTCCGATGATGAGTGACTTGCGGGAATCGGGCTCGATCGAGCAAGATGCTGATATTGTTGCGTTCCTGTACCGGGATGACTACTACGATAAAGAGACCGAGAAGAAAAACATTATCGAGATCATTATCGCTAAGCAGCGTAACGGGCCTGTCGGCACTGTTGAGCTCGCTTTTCTCAAAAATTTTAATAAATTTGTTAGCTTAGACCGAACGCACGAGCCAGCATCATAG
- a CDS encoding Two-component signal transduction system YycFG, regulatory protein YycH, producing the protein MKERLKTIALASLVALSLVQSYMLAYSTPGAAVRTAQNYVNTEQMGPESKTENVLFPEQLILHFGNGNHTVLNPGDLPFYNLIMSKLKGREFRGFQRTTESVVRWSDIRERNLGLELRLGAGLPVSLLSRMLQLESSDNTFLSDTIDRIWIFRSSSEEVRTFFFSREGNAVYEATQADLTVRDVEDDVGLGEFWTPYQPDAFGVYVPQQPVEAAQAHIGYQSYSAELMQRNLFSDPGTTRMIKDRDGSQVYTDGKRALQVEQNSQWINYTDPAAPLSGTGPSGSNPAGSMSSAMQFVNQHGGWDGLHQLAGLSGSEAGTVPNSGQPSGTDSGDEQHTLLFRQYFRFGENRLLPVVPSPDFRFGFIRLSVQQGSVTNYERSLITLASSPTQKSARWLPGGQQLEAVLARYERRADIKALYPAVKAYPAEAGQLRFVPVWAVHLEDGTEEALIGPLAEGFDGAGITRPNLSVGTGEGYISSSSNGPSPGTTPDPQASGNAARSPGPDSSGLNNLRDSGRR; encoded by the coding sequence ATGAAGGAAAGACTAAAAACGATTGCTCTTGCCTCACTTGTTGCTCTCAGCCTTGTTCAGAGTTATATGCTTGCTTACAGTACCCCGGGCGCGGCGGTTCGTACAGCGCAGAATTACGTCAACACTGAGCAAATGGGCCCGGAAAGTAAAACCGAGAATGTTTTATTTCCCGAGCAGCTCATATTGCATTTTGGCAACGGCAATCATACGGTGCTGAATCCAGGCGATTTGCCGTTTTACAACCTCATTATGAGCAAGCTCAAAGGACGCGAGTTCCGCGGTTTCCAGCGGACGACGGAATCGGTCGTGCGCTGGAGCGATATCCGTGAGCGCAATTTGGGGCTTGAGCTGCGACTAGGAGCCGGTTTGCCGGTGTCGCTGCTATCCCGCATGCTGCAACTGGAAAGCAGCGACAATACTTTCCTGAGCGATACGATTGACCGAATTTGGATTTTCCGAAGCAGCAGCGAAGAGGTACGGACGTTCTTTTTCAGCCGGGAAGGAAACGCAGTTTATGAAGCAACTCAAGCGGATTTGACCGTCCGCGATGTGGAGGATGACGTCGGCCTCGGCGAGTTCTGGACACCGTATCAGCCCGATGCCTTTGGTGTGTATGTGCCACAGCAGCCAGTAGAGGCGGCGCAAGCGCACATCGGCTACCAGTCATATTCGGCCGAGCTGATGCAGCGCAATCTGTTCTCTGATCCCGGTACAACGCGAATGATCAAGGATCGGGACGGCTCGCAGGTGTACACGGATGGCAAACGTGCGCTGCAGGTGGAGCAAAACAGCCAATGGATCAACTATACCGATCCTGCAGCACCGCTCAGCGGAACAGGTCCCTCCGGCAGCAATCCTGCTGGAAGCATGAGCAGCGCAATGCAATTCGTCAACCAGCACGGTGGCTGGGACGGACTGCATCAGTTAGCCGGGCTGAGCGGGAGCGAGGCAGGCACTGTTCCGAATTCAGGTCAGCCGTCCGGGACGGATAGTGGAGACGAGCAGCATACGTTGCTTTTCCGGCAGTATTTCCGCTTTGGCGAAAATCGTTTGCTGCCCGTCGTGCCATCGCCAGACTTCCGCTTCGGCTTCATCCGTCTATCGGTGCAGCAGGGGTCCGTGACCAATTATGAGCGTTCTCTTATTACGCTTGCATCTTCACCGACTCAAAAGTCAGCACGCTGGCTGCCCGGCGGGCAGCAGCTTGAGGCAGTGCTGGCGAGATATGAGCGACGCGCCGACATCAAGGCGCTCTATCCGGCGGTCAAGGCCTACCCTGCCGAAGCTGGACAGCTGCGCTTCGTGCCCGTCTGGGCAGTGCATCTGGAGGATGGTACGGAGGAGGCGCTTATCGGGCCGCTTGCGGAGGGATTTGATGGAGCAGGCATTACTCGTCCGAACCTTAGCGTGGGGACAGGCGAAGGTTATATCTCAAGCTCGAGCAACGGTCCATCCCCTGGCACGACGCCAGATCCCCAAGCTTCTGGGAATGCCGCTCGCTCGCCGGGACCAGACAGCTCCGGACTGAATAATCTTCGCGATAGCGGTAGGAGGTGA